One stretch of Filifactor alocis ATCC 35896 DNA includes these proteins:
- a CDS encoding PD-(D/E)XK nuclease family protein, translating to MLHILSSVSVQRNKERILENYQKQEAEHSAYIVVPEQATMQMDVWILDEMKRESLMDLRVVSFQKLSKEVLESTFGANRPYIDNIGKAMVLRTVFEDFPEEFELYRPVAQRQGFLTKMESLLTELKRNDIQSTALKELANRTEDKLFSQKLKEVSFLQEQMELRLTGHYADSEDKMNMLVNQIASCGWIQDLDFYFFGFHSFTAIEYRIVEQLIMYAHNVYITLPMEEKESSDTINLFQTTQETVKKLREFAQKSNIPVKVEFEDTNPVLEEFQLLGKNLFDYKNVVYPKETSSVSLTVAKTTEEEVHWICNKICELVQEEGYRYREIGLLVTDIREYGRFIRQIFPMYHIPVFVDEKKDLIHSPAMHAIFSLWDIVSNGFRYEDVFSFLKAGFTSFSQSEIERLENFVLAHKIRGEMYFQEKYFLKGEESEEERHQILDIRQRFEDMLLPFYRSIKKKGMVEEFAKQSVSFLIEKNFPQKIEEYVEELKESGLEEFADENRQVWNIFVSILEQMVELLGSRMVKATEFRDILYAGIQGHKVGILPPSQDQVIVGTLDRSRTTPTEHLFVLGLHDGMFPKVQKEGSVLEEEERTKLLQYGFHLSSVREKLQAEERLSWYNHITQTKTAVYLSYAEMSYDKKVLYPSFYVDKIRRQFPKMNVIVPKRYDDSMLYSKQAFLQQLAQMTRPVLEESDSLEQEERAFCLQGWDYLKQQQEETLFQSAVSENPSVRYIPQKYVTSLYGNKVYFSASGLEQYARCPYKHFIHRALSPKERARYEMEETDIGILVHGCIDEFTDFLKKHPELSEQWDEKRNQEEINAIFSQYADKMLGVSFEDNARNQYLLRKIRKTTEETAKYVVRHLNLGTFKIWGQEVGFGYGKDYPAVELIEDTAYLRGRIDRVDVCHKDDKDYIKVIDYKTGKKTFHLSDAWQGYDLQLLFYLYALLYSRAIGKDKVYPAGAFYFPAVYSLLSTEEENEENIEKLQTDSWLMEGIALKEEEILKAMDQQIEEKSSVFRGVGRKNTFEKENLLTQEEFEQILSHSYQLAKNMATEILEGKIQASPTMEKGNRKACDFCRYQSICGFDERKKDCIYRVVKEYSYEQIKAEIEEQIHSSEEKEESHE from the coding sequence ATGTTACATATTTTGAGTTCTGTTTCCGTACAAAGAAACAAGGAACGCATTTTGGAAAACTATCAAAAACAGGAGGCAGAACATTCTGCTTATATTGTTGTTCCGGAGCAGGCAACCATGCAAATGGATGTTTGGATTTTGGATGAGATGAAGAGGGAAAGTTTGATGGATTTGAGAGTGGTAAGTTTTCAAAAACTTTCCAAAGAAGTGTTGGAGTCCACTTTCGGTGCAAATCGACCATATATTGATAATATCGGGAAAGCTATGGTACTTCGAACTGTTTTTGAGGATTTTCCGGAAGAGTTTGAGCTATATCGTCCGGTAGCCCAAAGACAGGGTTTTTTGACAAAAATGGAGAGCTTGCTGACAGAGTTGAAGAGAAATGATATCCAAAGCACAGCACTGAAAGAACTGGCAAATCGTACAGAAGATAAATTATTTTCTCAAAAATTAAAAGAAGTTTCTTTTCTGCAAGAACAGATGGAATTGCGTTTGACGGGACATTATGCAGACAGTGAAGATAAGATGAATATGCTTGTGAATCAAATTGCGTCTTGTGGGTGGATTCAGGATTTGGATTTTTATTTTTTCGGGTTCCATAGTTTTACGGCAATCGAATATAGGATTGTAGAGCAGTTAATTATGTATGCACACAATGTATATATTACCTTGCCGATGGAAGAGAAGGAATCCTCTGATACAATCAACTTGTTTCAAACGACACAAGAGACGGTGAAAAAGTTAAGGGAATTTGCGCAAAAATCAAATATCCCTGTTAAGGTAGAATTTGAGGACACAAATCCTGTTTTAGAGGAATTTCAATTGTTAGGTAAAAACTTATTTGATTATAAAAATGTGGTCTATCCGAAAGAGACTTCTTCCGTTTCTCTTACAGTCGCAAAAACGACAGAAGAAGAAGTCCATTGGATTTGTAACAAAATTTGTGAATTGGTACAGGAAGAGGGATATCGATACCGTGAAATCGGACTGTTGGTGACCGATATTCGAGAGTATGGACGATTCATTCGACAAATTTTTCCGATGTATCATATTCCGGTATTTGTGGATGAAAAAAAAGATTTGATTCACAGTCCGGCAATGCACGCGATTTTTTCTTTATGGGATATAGTATCCAACGGATTTCGATATGAAGATGTTTTTTCGTTTTTGAAGGCAGGGTTTACCTCTTTTTCTCAAAGTGAAATCGAAAGATTGGAAAATTTTGTGTTAGCGCATAAAATCCGCGGAGAAATGTATTTTCAGGAAAAATATTTTCTGAAAGGAGAGGAATCTGAGGAGGAACGCCATCAGATATTAGACATTCGACAACGGTTTGAGGATATGTTGCTGCCATTTTACCGCTCTATCAAAAAGAAAGGGATGGTGGAGGAGTTTGCAAAACAGAGCGTTTCTTTTTTGATTGAAAAAAATTTCCCACAAAAAATTGAGGAATATGTAGAAGAATTGAAAGAGTCCGGATTGGAAGAATTTGCCGACGAAAATCGACAAGTGTGGAATATCTTTGTTTCTATTTTGGAACAGATGGTCGAATTGCTGGGAAGTCGTATGGTAAAGGCGACGGAATTCAGGGATATTTTGTATGCGGGAATTCAAGGGCATAAGGTCGGAATCTTGCCACCATCACAGGATCAGGTCATTGTCGGAACGTTGGATAGGAGCCGAACAACACCGACAGAGCATCTTTTTGTGCTCGGATTGCATGACGGAATGTTTCCGAAAGTTCAAAAAGAGGGTTCCGTTTTGGAAGAAGAAGAAAGAACGAAGCTGTTGCAGTACGGATTCCATCTTTCTTCCGTTCGTGAAAAATTACAGGCGGAGGAGCGGTTGAGTTGGTACAACCATATCACGCAGACCAAAACAGCCGTTTATTTGTCGTATGCTGAAATGTCCTATGACAAGAAGGTATTGTACCCCTCCTTTTATGTAGATAAGATTCGTCGACAGTTTCCGAAAATGAATGTGATAGTACCTAAAAGGTATGATGATTCGATGTTGTATTCCAAACAAGCCTTTTTGCAACAGTTGGCACAAATGACAAGACCGGTTTTGGAAGAATCCGATTCTTTGGAACAGGAAGAAAGAGCCTTTTGTTTGCAGGGATGGGATTATTTGAAACAACAACAGGAAGAGACACTATTTCAATCTGCCGTTTCGGAGAATCCAAGTGTAAGATATATTCCGCAAAAATATGTGACTTCTCTTTATGGTAACAAGGTATATTTCAGTGCATCCGGATTGGAACAGTATGCACGTTGTCCGTACAAACATTTTATCCATCGGGCGCTTTCTCCCAAAGAGAGAGCAAGGTATGAGATGGAAGAAACGGATATCGGTATTTTGGTTCATGGATGTATTGATGAATTTACTGATTTTCTGAAGAAACATCCCGAACTATCTGAACAATGGGACGAGAAGCGCAATCAAGAAGAAATCAATGCGATTTTTTCGCAGTATGCAGACAAAATGTTGGGTGTTTCTTTTGAAGACAATGCAAGAAATCAATATTTATTGCGTAAAATTCGAAAAACGACAGAAGAAACTGCTAAATATGTGGTTCGTCATCTCAATTTAGGCACATTCAAAATATGGGGACAAGAAGTGGGATTCGGATATGGGAAAGACTATCCGGCAGTAGAATTGATAGAAGATACCGCTTATTTAAGGGGAAGAATTGACCGTGTCGATGTGTGTCATAAAGACGACAAAGACTATATCAAAGTCATTGACTATAAGACCGGAAAGAAAACATTTCATCTTTCTGATGCGTGGCAAGGATATGATTTGCAGTTGCTGTTCTATCTCTATGCGTTGTTGTACAGTCGGGCAATCGGAAAAGACAAGGTATATCCCGCGGGAGCATTTTATTTTCCGGCAGTCTATTCTCTGCTTTCGACAGAGGAAGAGAATGAGGAAAATATTGAAAAATTACAGACAGACAGTTGGTTGATGGAAGGAATTGCCTTGAAGGAAGAGGAAATTTTGAAGGCGATGGATCAACAAATCGAAGAAAAATCATCTGTATTTCGTGGAGTTGGACGCAAAAACACATTTGAGAAAGAAAACTTGTTGACACAAGAGGAATTTGAACAGATTTTGTCACATAGTTATCAGCTTGCAAAAAACATGGCGACAGAAATTTTGGAAGGAAAAATACAAGCGAGTCCGACAATGGAAAAAGGAAATCGAAAAGCGTGTGATTTTTGCAGATATCAGTCGATTTGCGGGTTTGATGAGAGAAAAAAAGATTGTATCTATCGTGTGGTCAAAGAGTACAGTTACGAACAGATTAAGGCGGAAATAGAGGAACA
- a CDS encoding VanZ family protein, whose product MKRKNLLICMVLYYCLFVGMSVDITNLSLIKNGVNDGINLIPTSTITEYIVNFSSYNTSILLKFFANFGYFVPFVALFFPYQQQSNKEYAFSNYIILFFLVFLSDFLPRIFKVGVFDIDAVLLRYLGAVMVYRILIKRKLSGEGTAYNMK is encoded by the coding sequence ATGAAAAGAAAGAATCTACTCATATGTATGGTATTGTACTATTGTCTCTTTGTGGGAATGAGTGTTGATATTACCAATTTGTCTTTGATTAAAAACGGAGTAAATGACGGAATTAATCTAATCCCAACTTCCACAATAACGGAATATATTGTCAATTTTTCCAGTTACAATACAAGCATCCTCTTGAAATTCTTTGCTAACTTTGGATATTTTGTTCCGTTTGTTGCCTTGTTCTTTCCTTATCAACAACAGTCAAACAAAGAGTACGCATTTTCTAATTACATTATACTGTTTTTCTTGGTATTTCTGTCGGACTTCTTACCCAGAATTTTCAAAGTGGGAGTGTTTGACATTGATGCGGTATTATTAAGATATTTAGGAGCAGTTATGGTTTATAGAATTCTAATTAAAAGAAAATTAAGTGGAGAAGGTACTGCATACAATATGAAATAA
- a CDS encoding cysteine hydrolase family protein, whose protein sequence is MKNTVLMVIDIQNAGINNRPANKEQFIENVVQLIDCARSNDLEVIHVRQNNPPGGILETGIPGWEIYHEVAPVNDEIIIDKFKCSAFLNTNLSEELQKRGTENIIMAGMRTELCVDTTCRVAFEYGYNVIIPKGCTSTFDTPLSKGEDMAKYFEDSVWNSRFAEVAPLENILNRIRA, encoded by the coding sequence TTGAAAAATACCGTACTTATGGTGATTGATATTCAAAATGCAGGAATCAACAATCGCCCAGCAAATAAAGAACAATTTATTGAAAATGTCGTGCAGTTAATTGACTGCGCAAGATCAAATGATTTGGAAGTGATTCATGTCAGACAAAATAATCCTCCGGGCGGAATACTGGAGACGGGAATCCCCGGATGGGAAATTTACCACGAGGTCGCTCCGGTAAACGATGAAATTATCATTGATAAATTCAAGTGTAGTGCATTTCTAAACACAAATCTATCAGAAGAACTACAAAAAAGAGGAACAGAAAATATTATTATGGCAGGTATGAGAACGGAATTGTGCGTAGACACCACTTGCAGAGTTGCATTTGAATACGGATACAATGTAATTATTCCAAAAGGTTGCACTTCTACCTTCGATACCCCTCTCTCCAAAGGAGAAGATATGGCAAAATACTTCGAGGATTCTGTTTGGAACAGCCGATTTGCAGAAGTTGCACCACTGGAAAATATCCTCAATCGAATCAGAGCATAG
- a CDS encoding leucyl aminopeptidase: MNVTTSSNLDITKYNGIIIPCFEGQQPSLETLPQQTATYLKANKFEGKYESNALFSIPLEETLVQYLFVGLGKKEELTVEKAMCAIGSAVKTLSKKELASVAVSFTEIEESILTEHFVLSVVKACSLACYAFDKFMEKEKEKQKIETLTYILSQTHIQAVKKGVSIAEDITLARLLVDEPANLMKPKNVVEVATRVCQKAGIEMKVFEKEEIEKMNMNAFLSVAKGSDEEPRLIVMKYNGNPESDEIVALVGKGLTYDSGGYSIKPTNSMITMKSDMGGSAAVIGAMSAIAKEAPKINVVGIIATCENMISGRAYLPGDVLTSMSGKTIEIVNTDAEGRLTLADAITYAIQKEHATKIVDICTLTGAVVVALGEDYAGVITREDSLWEDIQASAKRATESIWRMPIDKNFEKKNKSTIADIKNSGGRWGGCSSAGAFVGAFTEGKPWIHIDIAGSAYLESEKPYFTAGATGSGVHLLTELVKHWAK, encoded by the coding sequence ATGAATGTAACAACATCATCAAATTTGGACATCACAAAATACAACGGGATTATCATTCCTTGTTTCGAAGGGCAACAACCGTCTTTGGAAACATTGCCACAACAAACAGCAACTTATTTGAAAGCAAACAAATTTGAAGGAAAGTATGAAAGCAATGCTTTATTTTCAATTCCACTTGAAGAAACCCTTGTACAATACTTATTTGTAGGACTGGGAAAAAAAGAAGAACTTACTGTTGAAAAAGCAATGTGTGCCATCGGAAGTGCAGTCAAAACCTTATCTAAAAAAGAACTTGCTTCTGTTGCAGTCTCATTCACAGAAATAGAAGAATCCATATTGACAGAACATTTCGTGCTTTCTGTTGTAAAAGCTTGCTCTCTTGCTTGCTATGCGTTTGACAAATTTATGGAAAAAGAAAAAGAGAAACAAAAAATAGAAACTCTGACTTACATTCTTTCACAAACTCATATACAAGCAGTTAAAAAAGGTGTTTCTATTGCGGAAGACATCACTCTTGCAAGACTTCTTGTAGATGAGCCCGCAAACTTAATGAAACCGAAAAATGTTGTAGAAGTTGCAACCAGAGTTTGTCAAAAAGCCGGAATCGAAATGAAAGTATTCGAAAAAGAAGAAATCGAAAAAATGAACATGAACGCTTTTTTAAGCGTAGCAAAAGGTTCTGATGAGGAACCGCGATTGATTGTAATGAAATACAATGGGAATCCGGAATCTGATGAAATTGTAGCTCTTGTCGGAAAAGGTCTGACCTATGACAGTGGTGGATACTCTATCAAACCGACCAACTCTATGATTACCATGAAGAGTGATATGGGAGGTTCCGCTGCAGTAATCGGTGCCATGTCCGCAATTGCAAAAGAAGCTCCGAAAATCAATGTTGTCGGTATCATTGCAACTTGTGAAAATATGATTTCCGGTCGAGCATATCTTCCGGGAGATGTTTTGACTTCTATGAGCGGAAAAACAATCGAAATTGTAAATACAGATGCAGAAGGAAGACTGACTCTTGCCGATGCAATCACTTATGCAATTCAAAAGGAACACGCAACAAAAATCGTTGATATTTGCACGCTAACAGGTGCAGTTGTCGTTGCACTCGGTGAAGATTATGCCGGAGTTATCACAAGAGAGGATTCTCTTTGGGAAGATATCCAAGCTTCTGCAAAAAGAGCAACAGAATCTATCTGGAGAATGCCGATAGACAAGAACTTTGAAAAGAAAAACAAATCCACCATCGCCGATATCAAAAACTCAGGCGGAAGATGGGGAGGTTGCTCCAGTGCAGGAGCCTTTGTAGGAGCCTTCACTGAAGGAAAACCTTGGATTCATATCGATATCGCAGGAAGTGCTTATCTTGAATCTGAAAAACCTTACTTTACAGCAGGAGCAACAGGCTCCGGAGTACACTTATTGACCGAGCTTGTAAAACACTGGGCAAAATAA
- a CDS encoding GntR family transcriptional regulator, protein MIYQSLKDHVYEYISNEIKNKKLNPNEKINEQAICNELNVSRTPVREALIQLSADGLLDITPRRGFRVKALSLKDAQDLYAVIATLEIMAASIAMDKLTNEDLDKMEELLQDMDYAINHYRFRDYYKLQIDFHNIYIFKTENDPLIDTIFRLKKRFIRQSYTDEKSDSVRDILLNTNQEHRLILEFFQKKNISKLKKCLKHHWNLNYAELDSLDEL, encoded by the coding sequence TTGATTTATCAATCTTTAAAAGACCATGTATATGAATACATTTCCAATGAAATCAAAAATAAAAAATTAAATCCAAATGAAAAAATAAACGAACAAGCCATCTGTAATGAACTGAATGTCTCTCGAACACCGGTAAGAGAAGCATTGATTCAACTCAGTGCTGATGGACTACTTGATATAACACCCAGACGAGGTTTCCGTGTAAAAGCCTTAAGTTTGAAAGATGCACAGGATTTATATGCTGTCATTGCGACTTTAGAGATAATGGCAGCCTCTATCGCTATGGACAAATTGACCAACGAAGATTTGGATAAAATGGAGGAATTGTTGCAAGATATGGACTATGCAATTAATCATTATAGATTCCGCGATTACTACAAACTGCAAATTGATTTTCATAATATCTACATTTTCAAAACAGAAAACGATCCCTTAATCGATACTATCTTCCGTCTAAAAAAGAGATTTATCCGTCAGAGCTATACAGACGAAAAAAGTGACTCTGTACGAGATATTTTATTGAATACAAACCAAGAACACAGACTGATTTTAGAATTTTTTCAGAAAAAAAATATCTCCAAATTAAAAAAATGCCTAAAACATCACTGGAACTTAAATTATGCGGAACTTGACTCTTTAGATGAATTATAA
- a CDS encoding M20/M25/M40 family metallo-hydrolase, with product MRKDIIKKILYGYVQQKSISDTDVEKTAETFFVEFFAKQEYFKKNKEYYGTFPIEGDPHHRAVSWAMVRGEGEACVVLIHHNDVVGVEDFKTLKPYAFSPDELNKKLFEIKDSLSEETREDLESGNYLFGRGVCDMKGGGSIQMALLSEYANLDTLKGNVIVLGLPDEENLSAGMRAAVILLNELKEKYGFEYRLMINSEPHQRKKKEEGVFSFGSIGKLMPYVSIRGHLAHVGKVFEGFNPTNLMAEIVRKTEINMEFSDSVKGEAAPPPTWLYLRENKQSYDVSMPLFMNGCLSVLTLNQMPGVILERLYKVCANAFEKIIEEMNLQYENFLKETNQQKTYLPWKVKVVYFGELCQEAEKNYGNQFIQDYHNFLEQLYKEIHDGKESLITANFKLVEFVYNYIDDLSPRVVIGLVPPYYPNVANLFYENLDDKVLHLYDKLLDFTREKYHQTYIEEFFYTGISDLSYSCIYDREKVEDSLEKAMPFWGKIYNLPLKELQNISMPCVNIGPWGKDFHKLTERVYKEDLFERTPEILDHTIKFMLE from the coding sequence ATGAGAAAAGATATAATAAAAAAAATTTTGTATGGTTATGTTCAGCAAAAGAGTATTAGTGATACAGATGTAGAAAAAACAGCAGAAACATTTTTTGTGGAATTTTTTGCGAAACAGGAATATTTCAAAAAAAATAAGGAGTATTATGGAACGTTTCCGATAGAAGGAGATCCTCATCATCGTGCGGTTTCTTGGGCTATGGTAAGAGGAGAAGGGGAAGCTTGTGTTGTACTAATCCATCACAATGATGTAGTAGGCGTAGAGGATTTTAAAACGCTGAAACCATATGCTTTTTCTCCGGACGAATTAAATAAAAAACTATTCGAAATAAAGGATAGTTTGTCAGAAGAGACACGTGAAGATTTGGAGAGTGGCAATTATCTTTTCGGACGAGGTGTTTGTGACATGAAGGGTGGAGGCTCTATTCAGATGGCACTTCTGTCGGAATATGCAAATTTAGATACATTAAAAGGAAATGTAATCGTTCTTGGTTTGCCGGACGAAGAAAACTTGTCTGCAGGAATGAGAGCAGCTGTAATATTACTCAACGAATTGAAAGAAAAGTATGGTTTTGAATATAGATTGATGATAAATTCAGAACCACATCAAAGAAAGAAGAAAGAAGAAGGTGTTTTTTCTTTCGGTTCAATTGGAAAACTGATGCCATATGTGTCTATTCGAGGTCATCTTGCTCATGTCGGAAAAGTATTTGAAGGGTTTAATCCAACAAATCTTATGGCTGAGATTGTTAGAAAGACAGAAATTAATATGGAATTTAGCGATAGTGTGAAAGGGGAAGCTGCCCCACCTCCTACGTGGTTGTATCTTCGAGAAAATAAACAAAGTTATGATGTATCTATGCCACTTTTTATGAACGGTTGTTTGAGTGTGCTCACACTAAATCAAATGCCGGGAGTTATTTTGGAAAGACTTTACAAAGTATGCGCTAATGCCTTTGAAAAAATTATAGAAGAGATGAATTTGCAATATGAAAATTTTTTGAAAGAAACAAATCAACAGAAAACGTATTTGCCATGGAAAGTAAAAGTTGTTTATTTTGGAGAACTCTGCCAAGAGGCCGAAAAAAATTATGGTAATCAGTTTATCCAAGACTATCATAATTTTTTAGAGCAACTTTATAAAGAAATCCATGATGGTAAGGAGTCTTTAATAACAGCAAATTTTAAATTAGTTGAATTTGTGTATAATTATATTGATGATTTGTCTCCACGAGTTGTAATTGGGCTTGTTCCACCATATTATCCGAATGTAGCTAATTTGTTTTATGAGAATTTGGACGATAAAGTACTACATTTATATGATAAGTTGCTTGATTTTACAAGAGAAAAGTATCATCAAACTTATATAGAAGAATTTTTTTATACCGGAATTTCAGATTTGAGTTATTCTTGTATTTATGATAGAGAGAAAGTAGAAGATAGTCTAGAGAAAGCGATGCCGTTTTGGGGGAAAATTTATAATCTTCCACTAAAAGAACTTCAAAATATTTCCATGCCATGTGTGAATATTGGACCATGGGGAAAAGATTTTCATAAACTTACCGAGAGGGTATACAAAGAAGATTTATTTGAGCGGACACCTGAAATATTAGACCATACTATAAAATTTATGTTGGAGTAA
- a CDS encoding alanine/glycine:cation symporter family protein produces MNLADLVTVVVYDYLWGLPLVFLVLGAGAFFTIKTGFFQFRFFKQAFTQTRKSIFGEKETDSDGKAGIISSFEAMSMALGTTIGVGNIGGVATAIAMGGPGAVFWMWVAGIFGLIIKTVEITLAVYYRSKDQSGDSYGGPNYYIHKGIGIEKNKKVLAKCLSFIFAFGFVLGIFLNIQTYTVSEAVAGTFSIDMNLVAIVYTVALYIMISGGMKQLGKIATIIVPFMCIFYIVGTFVVLALNIGNIVPSIVLIVKSAFTPLAATGGFAGASVSLALKSGMSRSVFSNEAGWGSAPMIHASAKVNHPLKQGLLGIFEVFFDTIIICSLTALVIIVTGQWQSGLDGATLTLSAFETGMGFWGRIILAVGIFFFGLTTSGGVYTQVEVVLRYILGNSNIKQQLLTFYKWFYPIPSIALVFIASKNGLPGTTVWLFSDASTAFPIFANILALLILMPKFIDLKNDYTARYMNKGNVNPEFEVFYEGSNEENQVD; encoded by the coding sequence ATGAATCTTGCAGATTTAGTTACTGTAGTAGTCTATGATTATTTGTGGGGATTACCATTGGTATTTTTGGTTTTGGGAGCTGGAGCATTTTTTACAATAAAAACCGGATTTTTTCAATTTAGATTTTTTAAGCAAGCATTTACGCAAACTCGAAAAAGTATTTTTGGAGAAAAAGAAACAGATTCAGATGGAAAAGCGGGAATAATTTCATCCTTTGAGGCAATGAGCATGGCACTCGGCACAACCATAGGTGTCGGTAATATAGGTGGTGTAGCGACTGCTATTGCTATGGGGGGACCAGGAGCTGTTTTTTGGATGTGGGTGGCTGGAATATTCGGTTTAATTATTAAGACTGTTGAGATTACGTTGGCAGTTTATTATAGAAGTAAAGATCAGTCGGGAGATTCTTATGGTGGGCCAAACTATTATATTCATAAAGGAATTGGAATTGAAAAAAACAAAAAAGTACTTGCTAAATGTTTGAGTTTCATTTTTGCATTCGGATTTGTGTTAGGAATATTTTTGAACATTCAAACCTATACGGTATCCGAAGCAGTTGCAGGAACGTTTAGTATAGATATGAACTTAGTAGCGATTGTATATACTGTAGCATTGTATATTATGATTAGTGGTGGAATGAAACAACTTGGAAAAATTGCAACAATAATCGTTCCGTTTATGTGTATTTTTTACATTGTAGGGACTTTTGTAGTACTTGCATTAAATATCGGAAATATTGTACCATCCATTGTATTAATTGTTAAATCTGCGTTTACTCCACTTGCAGCTACAGGTGGATTTGCAGGAGCAAGTGTGAGCTTGGCATTAAAATCAGGGATGAGTCGTTCTGTGTTCAGTAATGAAGCGGGATGGGGTTCTGCACCGATGATTCATGCTTCGGCAAAGGTAAATCATCCTTTAAAACAAGGATTGCTAGGAATTTTTGAAGTGTTTTTTGATACCATTATTATATGTAGTTTGACAGCTTTGGTAATTATTGTTACAGGGCAGTGGCAAAGCGGTTTGGACGGTGCGACACTTACTTTAAGTGCATTTGAAACAGGAATGGGATTTTGGGGAAGAATTATTTTGGCAGTAGGAATATTTTTCTTTGGACTCACAACTTCCGGTGGAGTTTATACACAAGTGGAAGTTGTGCTCAGATACATTTTGGGAAATAGCAATATAAAACAACAGTTGCTCACATTTTACAAGTGGTTCTATCCTATTCCAAGCATTGCGTTAGTTTTTATTGCTTCGAAGAACGGCTTGCCCGGAACGACGGTTTGGTTGTTTTCAGACGCATCGACTGCGTTTCCGATTTTTGCAAATATATTAGCGTTATTGATATTAATGCCAAAATTTATAGATTTAAAAAACGATTATACCGCCAGATATATGAATAAAGGAAATGTAAATCCGGAATTCGAAGTATTTTATGAAGGAAGCAATGAAGAAAATCAAGTGGATTAG
- a CDS encoding dimethylarginine dimethylaminohydrolase family protein: MFKNIIVRRPGKSICDGITSAPELGKPNYELAMKQHDAYISALRKCGCEVTVLEEMEEFPDSCFVEDTAVLTKNVAIISRPGAETRRRESEYMVDTIKKFYPEDKIEYIQAPGTMEGGDVMMVGNHFYIGKSARTNEEGCRQFIALLEKHGHTGSIVELKEMLHLKTGVNYLENNNMLVSGEFLTNPEFDKYNKYEIPSDEAYAANCIWVNDKVIVPEGYPKVKALVEEMGYEVLTVDTSEYRKIDGGLSCLSLRFTSLK, from the coding sequence ATGTTTAAAAATATTATTGTGAGAAGACCGGGAAAAAGTATTTGTGATGGAATTACCAGTGCTCCTGAGCTTGGAAAACCAAATTATGAATTGGCCATGAAACAACACGATGCTTACATTTCTGCACTGAGAAAATGTGGTTGCGAAGTTACTGTATTGGAGGAGATGGAAGAGTTTCCGGACAGTTGTTTTGTGGAAGATACCGCTGTATTGACTAAGAATGTTGCAATTATTTCACGACCTGGAGCAGAAACAAGGAGAAGAGAGTCCGAATATATGGTTGATACGATTAAAAAATTTTATCCGGAAGATAAGATTGAATATATTCAAGCACCTGGAACCATGGAGGGTGGAGATGTGATGATGGTTGGCAATCATTTTTATATCGGAAAATCTGCACGAACAAATGAAGAAGGATGTCGTCAATTTATTGCGTTGTTGGAAAAGCATGGACATACGGGATCTATTGTTGAATTGAAAGAAATGTTGCATTTGAAGACGGGCGTCAATTATTTGGAAAACAACAATATGTTAGTGTCAGGGGAATTTTTGACAAATCCTGAATTTGATAAATATAACAAATATGAAATTCCGTCCGATGAAGCTTATGCAGCAAATTGTATTTGGGTAAATGACAAGGTAATTGTTCCGGAAGGTTATCCTAAGGTAAAAGCTTTAGTAGAAGAAATGGGATACGAAGTGCTTACAGTAGATACTTCAGAATATCGAAAAATTGATGGTGGATTAAGTTGCTTGTCGCTTAGATTTACTTCTCTAAAATAA